The segment CGCAACCACCAACTTGGCTAAACCTAACAGACTACTCAATGCTAGGAGTGTCCCTGCGCACTAGTCTCAGCGCCAGCTgttaaaaaaaagcacattttaaGATTCGTTGCTCAGAACACAGATTGTATTGTTGAAAATCAGCCTGCAGCTCATTGTCCTCATCAAAGGGATTACAAAGAGGTATCATTTGAGCTTTAAAGATATTTTGTTTTTGAGTTATCGAGCCAAtatctcaagatccactcttgCCTCACTCGGTCCgtcgtggtgaaaaaggagcagagccagaagtcaaagctctcaatttaccggtcgatctacgttcctatcctcacctacggCCAGAatcccttagagcaggggtcggcgacctttaccactcaaagagccattttaacCCGTTTCATAAGATAAAGAAGATATCTTTGTCGTTATTATCTGCTGATGTTCCCCCAGATAACGtttaataagggcgtgctatgaagccattacctttgacgccttctataaCATGTacaatcagcttgccagcccagtaacatgttgtacatggctTTCGccgatacacgtacacgactgcaaggcatatagtcaacagccatacaggttacactgaaggttgtgatataaacgactttaacactcttactaatatgcgccacactgtgaacccactagcaccaacccccccccgtgcgtcggttgaggtgggcagagtTGGTGCAAAATATAGCctggaattgtcatggatgcttgggattctgggtaattatgttgcgtttatgttgtgttactgtgaggatgttctcccgaaatgtttgtcattcttgtttggtgtgggttcacagcgtggcgcatattagtaagagtgttaaagttgtttatatcacaaccttcagtgtaacctgtatggctgttgactatatgccttgcaatctcgtacgtgtgacgatagaagcagcgagatGCACGCATCCGGTcaggcacgcagatagcatggtgtaaaggcgggcgatgacatgttgtagaggacgtcaaaagtaaagccatcacggcacgccctcaatattgtagtccgattGAAAATCCgagaatgttaaccccgggtgatgtccgggagaggcaccaaaatctaGAAACCTCCTGAAACAATCGGGGGgttcggcgattatgcagctgagccacatcagagtggccaaagagccgcatgcggctccggagctgtgggttgccaacccctgccttagagatagggtgagacgctctgtcattcgggaggagcagagagtaaagccgctgctcctacacatcgagagtagccagattacgtggcttgggcatctggtcagaatgacCCCCGGACCCCTCCctggggagatgtttagggcacgtccgaccggtaggaggccacgaggaaaaAGCCAGAACACGGTGGAgagactatgtgtcccggctggcctgcgAACGCCTTGGGAAttctccgggaagagctggaccgagtagttggggagagagaagtctgggctctTCTGCTCAGGCCGCTGCCTCTGCGAATGTGCCACTCTCTTTCTAACTttaccatatcaatcaatcaatcaatcaatgtttatttatacagccctaaatcactagtgtctcaaagggctgcacaaaccactacgacatcctcggtaggcccacataagggcaaggaaaactcacacccagtgggacatcggtgacaataatgacccagtgggacgtcggtgacaatgatgactatgagaaccttggagaggaggaaagcaatggatgtcgagcgggtctaacatgatactgtgaaagttcaatccataatggatccaacacagtcgcgagagtccagtccaaagcggatccaacacagcagcgagagtcccgttcacagcggagccagcaggaaaacatccgaagcggaggcggatcagcagcgcagagatgtccccagccgatacacaggcgagcagtacatggccaccggatcggaccggaccccctccacaagggagagtgggacataggagaaaaagaaaagaaacggcagatcaactggtctaaaaatggagtctatttaaaggctacagtatacaaatgagtttaaaggtgagacttaaatgcttctactgaggtagcatctcgaactgttaccgggagggcattccagagcccgaaatgaaaacgctctatagcccgcagactttttttgggctttgagaatcactaataagccagagtcctttgaacgcagatttcttgccgggacatatggtacaatacaatcggcaagataggatggagctagaccgtgtagtattttaagaAACAGAAACTTCTGAAAATGCCGTGAAGACACCAACACAAAGAAAAAAAGCTTATTCAGAGGCCCCAAAaaccccacaatgcattgcgtttACTACCTCACCCTTTCAAGCCctattgcaatttagtaataATGAATGAAACAGTTACTAGATTTGAGGTCATTAGCTAATGTCTGCAAGTTGAACTAGATATCTTTAGGTTAGtttgtttaaataataataatatcattatACACGCATACCTTCAACCTTGATGGATCAATGCAGGCGTAACTACAAAGCTCACACTTGTAAGGCTTCTCCCCGGTGTGGATGCGAACGTGCCACGTCATCTTCTGCTTGTTGCCAGTTGAATACTTGCAGTCGCTGCATTTGTACACACGCTTGCCTCCGTGGGAGCGGAGATGCTGCTCCAACACCAGCGGATGCTGACAAGCGAACGGACAGTTGCTGCACCTGAGAGGCTTATCCAGCAGAGACCCCTCCTCGTGCTCGTCCAGAAGGTGTCGGGCGAGGATCTGCCTCGTTTTACCCGCAAAAGGGCAGAGCTGGCACTGATGTTTGAGGTGGACTTTGCGCGGGACCTTGATGCTCTTCTCCTTGCAGGTGGTGCCGCTCATTTGTGGGTGTTTGCCCTGTTGGTGGGTCCTGAGTGTGGTCTCGTTGCTACAAGTGTACTCACACTGGTCGCATGAGAAAAGCACGAGGGGCTGGTGAACACGTTTGCCGTGGTTTCTCAGAGCAACTTCGGAACTGAAGCGAGCTTCACAGTGAGTGCAGGTGTGACGCATTTCCCCTGTGTGGCATCTGAGGGTGTGTCTTCTCACGTCGTCAAGTGTGTAGCCGCTGTAGTCACAGAGCGGGCACGTCTGAGAGGGTCGTTTGTCGTGGATGCGCAACTTGTGTTGACGCAGTTTGGTCAACGCTCCGAAGGTTTTGTCGCAAACATCGCAGGCGTGGCGCCCGATTCCGGTGTGAAGAGACTCGTGTTCTTCCAGGCGATAGCGCCTGGTGGTGGCGAAAGgacagtattggcatgtgtgagGTGCGACGCGTGGGGCCTCACTTTTAAGGTCTTTCTCAACTGGGATGgtcacattttctttttttcgtGACCGCTTTTGGCAAATGGAAATGTGTCTGTTCACTGTTGCAAGCCTGACTGATGAAAAACTGCAGAGGCTGCACGTGAATTTTCCACTCTGGACTGGAATGTCTTCTTGTTGAGTCTTTGAAGGCTTTTTTGTCAGTTTGTTGCTCCGCTGAGGATTCGACTCAGTGAACGTAGAGGCGCTTTGAGAATCCGTTAAATTACATGAAGATCCATCCTGTTTTTGTCGAAGAAGGCACTCCTCATTTACTTCTGAGGAAATCCTGTTTTGGTTTGTGAGGATTTTGTCACGTGACTGTGTCGCTCCCCGCTTTTTGGACATGTCTGGACCCACAGCACGGCGGTCTTCTGTTTGTGCGACCGCTTTGCCAAtgaaagttgtgttttttttaggaaTTGCAGCACATTTCCTGGCAATGTGGCTATTAAGGCCCCGCCTCTGTTTGAACTGGGCACCACATGCCTGGCACTCGTGATGTTGTGTTCTATCACAACAAGCAAACGGAGAGTGCTGCTTCAGAgtcttcttcttttttgtaacatAAGACGATTTGTCACAACCATCTTTAGTCGGCACCACAAGCATCTGGACTCTTCCCTCCAAAACCATAGCTTCTGATTGTTCCTTATCTTGTGTCCTCGTGGGTTTCAAACAAGACTCTAACAGAGGGTGCTTCACATGGGAAGATTCTGAACTGCCGCAATCATTATCCAATTCTACAGTTTCCTGCTCTGACTCATAATCGTCAGCGGCTAGACTTTGTTGGCCTTCTTCATTAACCCCGGGAAGCGTTTCTGCCTCTGAAATGTGTGTAGATAAAAGGATTTCTTCTTTTTCTAGGGCTGATTTACTGCAGTGTAAAGGGGGTGTCATGTGAGCGGCTGCGTACTCCTTTTGCAAAAAATCAGTTTCATAGTCAGCCGTTAATGCTGTCAAAACAAGAGTGCAGTACTCAGGGCTGGTGCTAGGTGGCAGGCTATCCGATATCCCTTCATGGGTAACCTCTTTACGGCCAACTTCATCAACATCCAGTGATTCGACACCTTGTGTATTCGCTTCAGGACCTTCACTGGCAACGTAATCTGCTGGAGCTTCTTCAGTACGCTGCTCAGATCTCTCATTGCCTGTTAGTGACTCATTGTGGAAATCCTGTGACATGCTCGATGAATTCCTTTCCCTTTCTTTTGCTGCATAATTCTTCAGCCAGGTTTGGTCCCCGGGTACGTATCCATGGGCTTTCCTCTTGTGCAAGAAGAGGCTGATGCTACTGAAGGAGGAATAAGGACAGAGAGCGCAGCAGTACTGTTTCAGCCTGGTGTGTTTGCAATTCTCGTGATTTTGCAGGGCTTGTCGAAAACATGTGGTGTATGTGCAGTATTTGCACTTATATACAGATGCTTGTTGGCCCATTGCAGGATGTTTTGCCCGCATGTGATTCCGGAGCTCATATTTGCGCTTGCAGGCGTACGCGCAGATCTCACACATCAGTGATTTGGCTTGATGTCGTAGTTTGTGGCTGTTGAGCTGGTCCATGCGGTGACAGCGATATGGGCACCTGTCACACTCATACCTAAGAGAGGAAAAAGGTATTTTGTCTCAAAAATAATACGAGTTCCACATTGTGACACATGGACTTTGAAACTCCAACAATGATGGTGTTTACATTAGCGCGAGTTTGAGTTTTCTCACTTTTGTACAGCTCCTTGACTACTTTTTTGGCATATCAACCTGGATTGTAAAATTTTTAGGCTACGgtggcaccatgaattgattaacgtggaccccgacttaaaaaaagttgaaaaactcatttgggtttaatggtcaattgtatggaatatgtattgcactgtgcaatctactaataaaagtttcaattaatcaatcaatgaagtTAACAAGCGTGGCAGTTCGGTTTTCTTTTTCCAAAAAGATGTCAGGTTAATAAGGAAACTCTTTATCCACTCTgggaggcccccccccccccccccaaaatgacAGATTTGGCTAACCCCAAAATGCAAACTGTTCCTCCATGTAGATAGGGCTTGAACCAGGGGTGTCCTAACCTAAAAATCTAaaacaataaaattatatatatatatatatatatatatatatatatatatatatatatatatatatatatatatatatatatatatatatatatatatgtatatatatatatgtatatatatgcatatatgtatatatatgcatatatatatgtatatatatgcatatatgtatattatatatatgtatattactttgagttcctcccggatgacagagcttctcaccctatctctaagggagagccccgccacacggcggaggaaactcatttcggccgcttgtacccgtgatcttatcctttcggtcatgacccaaagctcatgaccataggtgaggatgggaacgtagatcgaccgataaattgagagctttgccttccggctcagctccttcttcaccacaacggatcggtacaacgtccgcattactgaagacgccgcaccgatccgcctgtcgatctcatgatccactcttccctcactcgtgaacatatatatatatacatacatatatatatatatatacatacatatatatatatatatatatatatacatacatatatatatatatatacatacatatatatatatatatatatatatatatatatatatatatatatatacatatacatatatatatatatatatgaatatttttcttccccccccgtaccagaaagcacttgatgaaagcggatacaacttcaccctcacctatgaacccaccctaggaaaccaaccaaaaaagagcagaaaacgaaacaacatcatctggtacaatccgccattcagcaaagacgtctcaaccaacatcggccgcaagttcctcactctgatcgacaaacacttccccaaaggcaacaccctaagaaaaatattcaacaagaacaacattaaattgagctacagctgtatgaataacatgcaacaaatcatttcaaaccacaacaaagcaattgcaaaaggactgcctacccccagactaaacgactctgaaaccaataatgaatgtaactgtcgcaagaaacctgatttccctctcaacggaaggtgcttacagacatcagtcgtttaccaagcaaaggtaatacgcaagga is part of the Nerophis ophidion isolate RoL-2023_Sa linkage group LG13, RoL_Noph_v1.0, whole genome shotgun sequence genome and harbors:
- the znf142 gene encoding zinc finger protein 142 isoform X2 → MTVEMMEQHRCATCGQTFSDGGLSASHSCSDRLHQTPTCRPRRGKSSSQVCTSSEPKNGKEEAQQQVNNVEKARKTTKKDTCSAMNATLLPTKEYLAEGAEHIYRTHTCPKCRRCFKMRSHLQEHLHLHSPDPSLQCPTCKRFFTSRSKLRVHRLREEGEKVHRCHLCEYSAVERNAVRRHLTTKHGDQAEDGKIRHSYPCPACGQSFNQSRLLKAHMKTHNVKPDCDAAMSCFQEGCSFQTPLRKALVQHAAEAHETEAVECRHHACAAIFPGDKEMEAHYRTHLAYHCSQCEFSSSNKSAFLQHQRHGHPGSEKLCCDFCAFFTFNPVEFEQHVGHLHANEKIHHCPQCSYVTSHKRGLRRHMLMHSGEKPFKCSLCDFRCRDVSYLSKHLLTHSDDKNFMCAECGYVTKWKHYLNVHMRKHAGELRYECDRCPYRCHRMDQLNSHKLRHQAKSLMCEICAYACKRKYELRNHMRAKHPAMGQQASVYKCKYCTYTTCFRQALQNHENCKHTRLKQYCCALCPYSSFSSISLFLHKRKAHGYVPGDQTWLKNYAAKERERNSSSMSQDFHNESLTGNERSEQRTEEAPADYVASEGPEANTQGVESLDVDEVGRKEVTHEGISDSLPPSTSPEYCTLVLTALTADYETDFLQKEYAAAHMTPPLHCSKSALEKEEILLSTHISEAETLPGVNEEGQQSLAADDYESEQETVELDNDCGSSESSHVKHPLLESCLKPTRTQDKEQSEAMVLEGRVQMLVVPTKDGCDKSSYVTKKKKTLKQHSPFACCDRTQHHECQACGAQFKQRRGLNSHIARKCAAIPKKNTTFIGKAVAQTEDRRAVGPDMSKKRGATQSRDKILTNQNRISSEVNEECLLRQKQDGSSCNLTDSQSASTFTESNPQRSNKLTKKPSKTQQEDIPVQSGKFTCSLCSFSSVRLATVNRHISICQKRSRKKENVTIPVEKDLKSEAPRVAPHTCQYCPFATTRRYRLEEHESLHTGIGRHACDVCDKTFGALTKLRQHKLRIHDKRPSQTCPLCDYSGYTLDDVRRHTLRCHTGEMRHTCTHCEARFSSEVALRNHGKRVHQPLVLFSCDQCEYTCSNETTLRTHQQGKHPQMSGTTCKEKSIKVPRKVHLKHQCQLCPFAGKTRQILARHLLDEHEEGSLLDKPLRCSNCPFACQHPLVLEQHLRSHGGKRVYKCSDCKYSTGNKQKMTWHVRIHTGEKPYKCELCSYACIDPSRLKLHMRVHQEEKKYLCPECGYKCKWATQLKYHMTKHTGEKPHACDQCNYRTNRADALRTHRDTQHCDVRSYVCEKCGKAFKTSFILKTHQRQHSDQQPSKSSKSSSIYGATTRTCRWSRAWYETPRLAASP
- the znf142 gene encoding zinc finger protein 142 isoform X1 — its product is MTVEMMEQHRCATCGQTFSDGGLSASHSCSDRLHQTPTCRPRRGKSSSQVCTSSEPKNGKEEAQQQVNNVEKARKTTKKDTCSAMNATLLPTKEYLAEGAEHIYRTHTCPKCRRCFKMRSHLQEHLHLHSPDPSLQCPTCKRFFTSRSKLRVHRLREEGEKVHRCHLCEYSAVERNAVRRHLTTKHGDQAEDGKIRHSYPCPACGQSFNQSRLLKAHMKTHNVKPDCDAAMSCFQEGCSFQTPLRKALVQHAAEAHETEAVECRHHACAAIFPGDKEMEAHYRTHLAYHCSQCEFSSSNKSAFLQHQRHGHPGSEKLCCDFCAFFTFNPVEFEQHVGHLHANEKIHHCPQCSYVTSHKRGLRRHMLMHSGEKPFKCSLCDFRCRDVSYLSKHLLTHSDDKNFMCAECGYVTKWKHYLNVHMRKHAGELRYECDRCPYRCHRMDQLNSHKLRHQAKSLMCEICAYACKRKYELRNHMRAKHPAMGQQASVYKCKYCTYTTCFRQALQNHENCKHTRLKQYCCALCPYSSFSSISLFLHKRKAHGYVPGDQTWLKNYAAKERERNSSSMSQDFHNESLTGNERSEQRTEEAPADYVASEGPEANTQGVESLDVDEVGRKEVTHEGISDSLPPSTSPEYCTLVLTALTADYETDFLQKEYAAAHMTPPLHCSKSALEKEEILLSTHISEAETLPGVNEEGQQSLAADDYESEQETVELDNDCGSSESSHVKHPLLESCLKPTRTQDKEQSEAMVLEGRVQMLVVPTKDGCDKSSYVTKKKKTLKQHSPFACCDRTQHHECQACGAQFKQRRGLNSHIARKCAAIPKKNTTFIGKAVAQTEDRRAVGPDMSKKRGATQSRDKILTNQNRISSEVNEECLLRQKQDGSSCNLTDSQSASTFTESNPQRSNKLTKKPSKTQQEDIPVQSGKFTCSLCSFSSVRLATVNRHISICQKRSRKKENVTIPVEKDLKSEAPRVAPHTCQYCPFATTRRYRLEEHESLHTGIGRHACDVCDKTFGALTKLRQHKLRIHDKRPSQTCPLCDYSGYTLDDVRRHTLRCHTGEMRHTCTHCEARFSSEVALRNHGKRVHQPLVLFSCDQCEYTCSNETTLRTHQQGKHPQMSGTTCKEKSIKVPRKVHLKHQCQLCPFAGKTRQILARHLLDEHEEGSLLDKPLRCSNCPFACQHPLVLEQHLRSHGGKRVYKCSDCKYSTGNKQKMTWHVRIHTGEKPYKCELCSYACIDPSRLKLHMRVHQEEKKYLCPECGYKCKWATQLKYHMTKHTGEKPHACDQCNYRTNRADALRTHRDTQHCDVRSYVCEKCGKAFKTSFILKTHQRQHSDQRPYTCGWCHKSFRWPAGLRHHFLSHTKQQPFHCGHCSYRAKQKFQVIKHLRRHHPDVPVEQGVVRDSQAGSLTLKEALRGTLNDSVVMETEAEERDDRNIAQREKTKR